TGATGATCTCCTCAATGAGACTATGGACAACGTGATGGACTTTCTCAAAGAAGTGCCCTACACTTTCTTCCTGGAGAGCATGTATCTGAAgaggttcctgcagtggaagtGGCTGGAGATGCAGCCAATGGCAGAGGATTGGTTCCTGGATTTTCGTATTTTGGGTAAAGGGGGTTTTGGAGAGGTGTCTGCATGTCAGATGAAGGCCACAGGGAAACTGTACGCCTGCAAGAAGCTCAACAAGAAGAGACTGAAGAAGAGAAAAGGCTATGACGTAAGTGACAATTAAGGCAGACACAAGATGTGGAGTTTGCACCTCATCTTCTGCAGGTCCTTACAGATTCTGTGTAATCCTGGAGCCTTGCCGACAACATTAGGCACCTTTGGCTTATATGATTAGTCCCCCTCAGCGTTAGTACATTTTGATCTCCTTATAAAGTGCCAATCCTGCCATGTTTATAAATGGAGCAGGTCTGAAGAGGATTTCTTACATTTAatccacaaaacaacaacaacaacaacaacacaaatgaaaagttttccaaacacaaaatgaatattttacttGGAGTAGACAGGATGCTGCTGTTCTCTTCTGCCTGTAGGGGGCGATGGTGGAGAAAAGGATCCTGGCTCGAGTTCACAGCAGGTTCATCGTCACTTTGGCGTACGCCTTCCAGACAAAAACAGAGTTGTGTCTGGTTATGACTATCATGAACGGAGGAGACCTGAGGTTAGATCATAAAGCATTGAAATGGACATCATTTAAAAATTTATTTGAGGTCATGTGTCACATGGTACCACATAACCCGCCCCCTCCAGTCTCTGTGGAGTTCATGATGAGTATTTGCTTGGCTGTCTCTATAGGTATCACATCTATAATGTGGATGAAAACAACCCTGGTTTTGATGAGCCACGGGCCTGCTACTATGCTGCTCAGATCATCCAGGGCATGGAGCACCTCCACCAGAAGAGGATCATTTACAGAGACCTCAAACCAGAGAATGTGCTACTGGATAATCAAGGTCGAGCCGCTTTAAAGATCTTCTCTCTTTCGGTCCCATTCATGGCCTACTGAggtcaaaacacacactcctccttaCCCTTAACACAAGGGCATCTTGGAGTTATCATACTCCTGCAGGTTAAACAGCTTTTCATATCTGTGACGTGCTCAGCTGCTGTTGACATtactctgctgtttgtcctcACAGGTAACGTCCGTATCTCTGACCTTGGACTGGCTGTGGAGTTGGCTGACGATCAGTTCAAGATCAAGGGCTACGCTGGGACTCCAGGTACAGTCAGAACTAAACCATCCACCTCATCATACAGTAGGATCTGTAAACACAAGCCCACAGCTTCACTGTTTATCTACCAACGAGTGACATTTATCCTGTGGCAGGTGATACCACATGGTGCATTTACCTCTACAACCAGTGTTGATAAAAGGGCCTGTTTTGTGTCACCTGCAGGCTTTATGGCCCCGGAGCTGCTAAAAGGAGAAGAGTACGACTACTCTGTGGATTATTTCACTCTGGGTGTCACTCTGTATGAGTTTCTGGCCGCCAAGGGGCCCTTTAGGACCCGAGGAGAGAAGGTAGGCACGTTGTTTCTTCATTTTACTTTTCACATGTTGTTAGatgtttatttgcttttagcAACAGTTTTCAAAAGCTCAACTTTGCCAACATGTGGCCTGATGCTGAAATATGAAGCACACTGATGTTTTTGTCAGTAGTACTGTAGAGtgttctttctgcagctgtgcaggagAAAGagctttttatatgtttttctttgctttgttttgttcaaGGTAGAGAACAAGGAGTTGAAAAAGCGCATCCTGAATGATCTAGTAACTTACCCTGAGAAGTTCAGTGAGAGCGCTCGGTCCATCTGCGAAGGCCTGCTGCACAAAGAGGTCGACAAGAGACTCGGCTTCAGGAGCGGGTCATGTGACGAGCTGAGGGCGCACCCATTTTTCAGTGACATTAACTGGAGGAAACTAAATGCAGGTCAgtgtcaaacacaaacaaatgtccCAACTGTTTCATTTAATGTTtgtacactcagtttgcaccaCCTCCACATACTTTTTTGAAGTTCATTGATATATTCTTGTCTGTATTATCAATTTGTGGTTGTTAATATAAGAATTTTGGGGCTTTCTTCAGAGAAAAGTTAACTTGCAAACTTAACAGTTTGCCTTTAAACAAATCAAAGGTACACTTGCAAAACAAAATGTCCACATGGGGTCGCTGTTCAGACTCTGTCtggttctttcttttcttggttaccatgctATCTTTGACCCTTCCTGCAAACCTCTAAATCAGGATAAGGAAAACATGAAAGCCCCTAACGCTGAAGTTGTCCTGTGCAtctttctgtgtctcctcaggGATCCTGACGCCCCCTTTCGTGCCAGACTCCAAGACCGTTTATGCCAAGGACATTGATGATGTCGGGGCCTTCTCCACAGTTAAAGGTGTGCAGCTGGTAGACAAGGATGATGATTTCTTCAACGAGTTCGCCACAGGAAACATCTCCATCCCCTGGCAAGAGGAGATGATTGAAACCGGGATCTATGGAGAGCTCACAGTCTGGGGCCCAGGTGACACTTTGCCCAACGACTTGCGACGTGAATCCATCCTGGAGCAGCCACCGAAATCCTCCACCTGCACAGTGTCGTAAGAGGCTGCGACGACCAAATACCTCCTGTTTAATGCTGATTTTGTTAGGCACTGTTAAGCACTTTTTATACCAAAGGTCAGCACAGGTCAGTGGTGGATATGAAAGGGATTGAACAACACAATGCTAGCCAAAAGGTTCACAGGTAATGTGACAAATGCTTTGAAAGCCTTTTACAGTTCAGTGTATGTGCACTGATGCACTGATGCTGTTTGTAACATTGTGACCTGTGTTAGAGTATTACAGTAAATGAtggaaatgttatttttgtccATCTGTTAAATGTGTATGGACTGacaaatatatacaaatgtcagtgttaactttttttttgttgttacaaTAGTTTCACAGCTTCAGAAGTGTAAATAAGCAGCAAATGCTGCAGAGATGTCTATGaaatacaataaatattttGACAATAAAACTAGGAGGAAATACTGTTCTTGCATTTTGCGTATTTGCACGGTTGTGTTGGTTCACTGTGGACAATAGGAAGCTCTCTGCTATCAAAGTCACCTCAGTGTGTCATCACTGCTCTGATCCAATGAGCTTCTCTGTCTGCCTTCAGGCTCATTGGCCTGACTTGACTTGAATTAAGTAGCATCTTGGGGCTAGCTTTAGCATGCCATTCATCATCAACTGTAAGTCACGTTTTCAAGCAAGCAACAATGCAGCTACAAACTGCACCGATGCAGGCTCTGGAGAGCACCTGTAGTGTAGTCAGTCAgagggccggactgcaggtcagtatgcagatctggagacagagagagcaatAGAGAGAGGAATAGAACACGTAAAAACTGAAGGAGCAACATGAAAAAAGGAAACGTATTTCCACTAATAGCCTGTAGGGGGCACTATAATCACATTTTTTCTTCCAGATAACCTCTGCAGCATCATCACCACTCAAGCACCCAACAGCCTGCACTTATTAAAAGTCAACAGAAATTCATTGTGCCCACTATTTTCTGtataaaacacagtgtttaCACATACTCTGTGTTGTTAAATGAAGTTGTAAACTTCTGCAGTTGTGTTAGATAATATTTTTTCTGAGGTGAATACAGAGAGCTGattggtctctctctctctctctctctctctcttcctctctctctctcttttaggCTTCAGGTAACTTAAACCCTGCTGAGCTCAGAGAGTATCAGCTCTGGTACAGATGTATGTGGGATAATTCTCCTGTTTATGAGCCCAATGTGTGGATCATAAAAAGAAGGCCACTCTCAACTCATCACTGGATCGCCCCTTAGAGGATGAAGACTGTGTTTTAAATCTACTGGGACAGAAACTGCCACTGTTCATCCACCGGGTCTACGTTCTTGTTTCTGAGATTAAATTCTTCCTGACGGAGTCAACATGCAGCAGCCTGAAACTCCTCAGACAGCTCAACCAACCACAGCCACAGAAATACTGGATCCAACAGGTACAACTCTTAAAGCAGTCTTTTAAAGTAGAAGCTAGACTAGATTATTTCTCTGAATGATTTCacagtctttgtgttttgtgagtGGAGCTTATGGCCATAACATACTCCAGGATCATCCTGAATGTAAAGAGGCTGTTTCTTCCTCACATTCAGTTGAGTATCTGCGTCGGAGGAGGACGGCTCTGTGGCTGACTGTCTCTCTGCTGGCTCTGGCTGTGGTGGTGCTGGTTGTgggtctgactgcagccactCGTACTGACAATGTGCCTGTTGCTGGACATTATGCTGGCATCACCGTGAGTGACGCATGCACAGtcctaaaatatttttttaaaaatggactcctcagctaaaaaaaaaatgttctttttgtcTTCCAGCTCAGTTTTGGAGCATTTCTGGGTATTGTCGGCATCCACTTGGTGGAAAACCGTAAATCAATGGTGAGTCTGTGCTTCAACATGACTACACAtggacccccccacacacacacacattcatatatttacacattagGACTTTCAAAGACAGTAATTAAAAGAGAGACGACAGCTATGACTTAAAGAACCAATGCATAAcatttagtgacatctagtggtgagctTGTAAATTGTCCAGTctttggttaccatggaaacatggaggcacaataacagagaatGGATAACTACAAGACAATAACTTTGAATGTGTTAATTTAGATTTATTGATTGATATTGCTCATGTTAATAACATTTCTTGTCTTCATTGTGAGTCACATGCCCTCAACGCCACATGATTTattcagctgtctgtgtttaatAATTCACTGTGGAACCGTACGTTTTTATCCTTATGTCTACAACATGGACTCAAACTGAGCCATGTTGCATTGACACTGCAGCCTCCTGTTCTTTTTCAAGGTGACTTCAGTCAGCTTTTTGAGTCATTGTTCCTGGAAAATGGGACATATCAATCTATATACACACTATAAAACAGAGGGTTATGTTATCGACTTTGCAAATTTACCAAACTGTTTTACAGGAAATCGCTCTTTTATGAGATAGAAAGCAAATCTGATTACTTTATGGTgatgtaatgtgtttttgacCCCTGTGCCCGGGTCAGTGTACGTGACTGGATCTGCGGTCACGGGAAGTGAATGCATTTGTCACAGGACTTCAATGACAAGAGGGGGGAATTGCATTAGCATCGGTCAGGTGCTGACAGGGCTTTATTCCAGTCAGGATCACAGGTATAATGTCATCAAAGTACCATAcatctctgtgctctgtgttatTACCAATTCGTAGGAGAGGCACCTACAGGTGGACTGAATATGTACGTAAAATCCACGCTTCTAGAGGACTGCACGTCTGCACTGCAGACAGAGCTGACCTCCAATCAGTCTGAAGCTTGTGACTATAGTCAAGTGGGCAACAAATGCAGTGAAGACAAGCGGCATTGAGAAGCTTCTGTGTCATTTAAGTAGTAAGGATCACATTCTCACTACACGAAACCCAGTGTGAGACTTCTCCTTATTCTGAACAGTACACCGCTGACACAGAAACCTCAGCGGACTGGAAATCCTTGTTTATCACCTCTGACTTCGTCCTTATTGTGTCCAACACAATTTGACCAATAGAGAATACACAACAGTGcaatttttcttcttctttgaagGCACGGAATCCCTTGTcacaagattttattttatctcaATGTAAAGGAAAATCACCAGAAAGTATTATTactgtaatttaattacataaAGAGCTGAGGTTCTTCTCCTTCCAAACATTAATTTATCGTCTCCTTACAAGCTTTTTACATTACAcctaaaaaaatgtctgccctTTTATagtttaaattaaatataaattgGCTACAAGTCTCATCCACTAAGAAGGCTGCAGTGTTACTGAAAATCATTCCTTATAGTGTATTAACAAAAGctgaaagatggatggatgtgtgtccTCTCTACCTGTCAGcgtgacagtgagtgtgtgttgtgaattTTTCATGGGGTGTCCGAGGTGTTATGTGCCTGTTCAGATCACACTGCTGCAGTGTACAGTGTCTGATCTGCTCTACAAGGCTGCGCCCTCCAAAGATGACAACAGGTTTATTTCATTAAGTTGAATGTTTGCTATGctttttgttggttttattAGTTTTTCGTTCGTGTGTGTCCTTATATGTGTGAACAGACACAGTAAACTTCCTGGCATCATTAAACTTTAACGTTCTGATTGCTGCCACCGGTCTACAGTGTCTTCCATAAGGCACGTTGGGCGCTCTGACACAGGTGTCCTCTTCCCTCCTGCGTCTGAGGCTCGCACTGTAACACGAGAGCTGACTGGCAGAGCAAAGCCGCTCATTAAAGAACAACTAGCCGTACCACACAATGGCCCGGACACCTGAGAGCTCCAGAGCTTCTGTCGCTTCCTGGATCGCTCAACCCATTTGGTCCTGTGACCTTATAAAGCAGCAGATGGATGGTTTGATGTGGTTTGAACTGTAAACAGTCAAGAGAAGTGACAAGTtcatctgctgctgccaaagCTCAAGAAAATGAagcaattaaaatgttttttaaagtaATCTTAATTATAAAGATAATAACAGAGGCAATAGGAAACAAAAAGATGAATTATTATTCACATTTtaactttaatgtttttattctttgaTGCACCACTTGGAGGTTGATTGCGGTTTATCTCAAATAAATATTGTCCTGAAAAAGCctataataatttttttttcattttttcccagCTGAATCAATATCTCACTCAACAGTGTAATGAAATCCCTATAATGTAAAAACCATCGTAGAAAACCTGCTGGCATGAAACAGGATGCGATCCCGGTTCATTAGACTGGACTCACATCACAGAGTTTCTCTAGATTCCAGTGTTTAATGTCACACGTTTCACTGGTAGTTGTTGAGTAAAGCGTTACAAATCTTAATGACAGgtttcatttcatctgttaaaaGGATCGTGGAGCATAAAATTCTGCCTGTAAAAggtggaaaaaaggaaaaagctcCCGTTGTATCTGCTCTCAGGGTGCTGCTCTGATAACAAGCTTCACTGCTCTCATATCCTGTCAGGTTTCTAACTGCTTCATGTAGCCTCTGCTGTAGTTACTGTCTTTATCTCATGGTCACCTTGCAGCTTCACAGAGCAGAACAGTGAACCTTTAAAGGGCTGTATTTTACCCAGCAGGCCCTGGGGCGATCACTTCTTATTAGCAGTGTGTCCAGGTGTGGTCATGATTGGACAGTCGACCGCTGAGCAAATGGACCTTGCAGTGGTCAGCGACTTTAGTTACATAACTTGATAGGTATCTTtactgaagctataaaactccTCCTGGCGTCTTTATCACTTCACACTACCGTCTTTAGTTCTCCTAAACTTGTGTCACGcgtttctttgtctttgtagtATTCAGAGTAAGAATTCAGGACCTCCACCTAAACTGTAAGATTGTTAAAATTCAATGTAAAGGTGGAGCCAAACACAGACGAAACAAGAAGATAAATAATGATCAATtctaaaagaaaagataaattaaacaaaaacgtGAGCTTGAATGAATAAAGCTGAGAAAAAAAGCAAACgctaaaacaacacacatgggACCAATGCAGAGTGGCAACAGGAACAAAGACAAACTGACAAAAGGAACCCAAGGGTTAACGAGACGCAGGTGAAGACAACCAGgcatcaacaaggagggaaactgCACCactcaaaaacagaaacatccatctatatgtacatatatatcaAATATAGTTCAAACTTAAAAGTCAGatattattaaatataataataaactcAAACAGGATGACCTCATGTCACAGCTGACTAAGCTCTACAAAAACCAAATACACACAACTGTCTCAGCAGAACATAGTGAAGATATTGGGATGGTGGGGACCGAAGAGAggtaaaacaaacattacattaaaattCACCATTTGAACAGAGACACTGACTGACAAAAATATTAGGCAGTTACAAAGTAAATGTGCTAATTTGCTCATTTGAAATTCTGTTAAAAGGTTTTACTACGTATATATGTAAAGAAtgtatattttgtttgtgtgtgtgtgtgtgtgtgtgtgtgtgtgtacagtactaGATTCCCAAGGATAAGGACAGGTTTGGGTGCTGTGGATGCTTTATGTGCCAGCAGCTGGTGCTATGGTAATGTGAAGTAGTGCACTTGTCAGGCTCTATTGTCTCGGCTACTGGCCTCATCTCCCACTTGCAGCCCATAAAAGCAGAGTCATTTAGACCGCTAATGAAGTGGAGAGTCTGGACGAGTGGCAGATAAAACccacccagaaaaaaaaagcccatcTCCTCAGCCTGGCTCTGAAAGTTCATTTTCAACATCTTCACAGCTCGTATAAAGTTTATATATTGTGGACTCACTTGGTGTAGACTTGTGTTTAGTTAAATTAGACAGTGGACCTATCCTTTAGGCTTTGTATGGACAGAAATGTTGGCATAAAAACGAGGTATCGATTTAAGGGATGTTCCTTCCCTTCTTGTTTTAGGATACAGAAAACCTACAGATGTTTTCACTTAAACACTATGAATA
This portion of the Parambassis ranga chromosome 3, fParRan2.1, whole genome shotgun sequence genome encodes:
- the grk1a gene encoding rhodopsin kinase GRK1 yields the protein MDIGGLTTVVANSAYISARGSLDGTANPAASRDKKYHSRLKLPHITVCEDLRETLDLGFQTVCVEQPIGKRLFREFLESNNEYKGPCRLWKDIEEYNMAEDEDRVQKASKILSRYMEPGAKYYCPFLPENGITKVKEKHKDAGDDLLNETMDNVMDFLKEVPYTFFLESMYLKRFLQWKWLEMQPMAEDWFLDFRILGKGGFGEVSACQMKATGKLYACKKLNKKRLKKRKGYDGAMVEKRILARVHSRFIVTLAYAFQTKTELCLVMTIMNGGDLRYHIYNVDENNPGFDEPRACYYAAQIIQGMEHLHQKRIIYRDLKPENVLLDNQGNVRISDLGLAVELADDQFKIKGYAGTPGFMAPELLKGEEYDYSVDYFTLGVTLYEFLAAKGPFRTRGEKVENKELKKRILNDLVTYPEKFSESARSICEGLLHKEVDKRLGFRSGSCDELRAHPFFSDINWRKLNAGILTPPFVPDSKTVYAKDIDDVGAFSTVKGVQLVDKDDDFFNEFATGNISIPWQEEMIETGIYGELTVWGPGDTLPNDLRRESILEQPPKSSTCTVS